Proteins from a genomic interval of Sander vitreus isolate 19-12246 chromosome 6, sanVit1, whole genome shotgun sequence:
- the casp2 gene encoding caspase-2 isoform X3, translated as MNVRWSKMLECGMLERDRRALRRRSSILIKQLVVDELLIQSLQADDILTESMAESIMAEQTSQKRSWRLLLFLPKRGPRAFSSFCSALRETEQQHLYELLTQSPEKDGKDTPVEIIQPEEEPEGNTGRLVMPTTEKKREVSRVLVIPQPGLLQTSSVDREGESEVSSTSSCPVQTSESCLRSESPFRGLIPVREEDRMTERQRTKKRGRDKQTDRCVDYSLPLPTQEEIAAKRARTHADSMEFSLDADSPINSPVLPCTPDFYLSHCHQSYKMNSSPRGLALVISNVTFDPCAAPDLDPRKGGEVDDEVLRKVFTELDYLVTVHRDLTAQGMRSCIENFCRRPDHRTVDSCVVCLLSHGVDGAIYGTDGQLLQLDWVFKSFDNAHCPLLQNKPKIFFIQACRGEEMDCGVEQIDGPARTCSPCCEQLDAGREGQGDAHSRQRGDMGRPRIKLPQRSDMICGFASLKGTAAMRNTKRGSWFIQELNTTLRLQARDTHLADIMVQVNGRIKEREGYAPGTAHHRCKEMSEFTSSLCKDLYLFPKYQPQY; from the exons ATGAACG TTCGTTGGAGCAAAATGTTGGAGTGTGGCATGCTGGAGCGGGACAGACGCGCTCTTCGGAGACGCTCCAGTATTCTCATCAAACAGCTGGTGGTGGATGAGCTGCTCATACAGTCCTTACAGGCAGACGACATCCTAACCGAAAGCATGGCGGAGAGCATCATG GCTGAGCAAACATCTCAGAAACGAAGCTGGCGCTTACTACTATTCTTGCCAAAACGGGGACCCAGAGCCTTTAGCAgcttctgctctgctctgcgAGAAACTGAGCAGCAGCACCTGTATGAACTGCTGACACAATCCCCAGAAAAAGATGGCAAAGATACGCCTGTAGAG ATTATTCAGCCTGAGGAAGAGCCTGAGGGAAATACAGGCCGACTAGTAATGCCGACaacagaaaagaagagagaggtgaGCAGGGTACTTGTAATCCCTCAACCAGGATTACTACAG ACATCCTCAGtagacagagaaggagagagtgagGTGAGCAGCACCTCGTCATGTCCAGTCCAAACCTCAGAAAGCTGCCTGCGCTCAGAGTCACCATTCAGAGGATTAATCCCAGTCAGGGAGGAAGACAggatgacagagagacagaggacaaagaaaagaggaagagataAGCAGACAGAT AGGTGTGTGGACTATTCTCTTCCACTTCCCACCCAAGAAGAAATTGCTGCCAAGAGAGCAAGGACACATG cagaTTCCATGGAGTTTAGTCTGGATGCAGATAGTCCCATCAACTCTCCTGTGCTCCCGTGCACTCCCGACTTTTACCTCTCTCACTGCCATCAG TCTTACAAAATGAATTCATCCCCTCGTGGTCTTGCTTTGGTGATCAGTAATGTGACCTTTGATCCTTGTGCGGCGCCGGACCTTGACCCTAGGAAGGGAGGTGAGGTGGACGACGAGGTCCTCAGGAAGGTCTTCACAGAGCTGGACTACCTGGTTACAGTCCACAGAGACCTCACTgctcag GGCATGAGGTCGTGCATTGAGAACTTTTGCCGTCGACCAGACCACCGGACAGTGGACAGCTGTGTGGTGTGTCTGCTCTCCCACGGAGTGGATGGAGCTATATATGGTACAGATGGACAGCTCCTGCAG CTTGACTGGGTGTTTAAGTCCTTTGACAATGCGCACTGTCCCCTGCTACAGAACAAGCCAAAGATCTTTTTCATCCAGGCCTGCAGAGGAG AGGAGATGGACTGTGGAGTCGAGCAGATAGATGGGCCAGCGAGGACCTGCTCACCATGCTGTGAACAGCTCGATGCTGGAAGGGAAGGACAGGGGGATGCACACTCTAGACAGAGAGGGGACATGGGGAGGCCCAGGATTAAACTGCCCCAGCGGTCTGACATGATCTGTGGCTTTGCATCTCTCAAAG GCACAGCAGCCATGCGGAACACCAAGAGAGGATCCTGGTTCATCCAGGAACTTAACACAACACTGCGCCTCCAAGCCAGAGACACACACCTTGCAGACATCATGGTGCAG GTCAACGGGCGTATTAAGGAGCGGGAGGGTTATGCTCCTGGCACCGCCCACCATCGCTGCAAAGAGATGTCGGAGTTCACCAGCTCATTGTGCAAAGACCTCTACCTTTTCCCCAAGTACCAGCCCCAGtattga